The Mycolicibacterium aurum genome segment TCGGCATACGCGAGCAACACCTTGGCGCCCGAGCCGGCCGTCATCGGCAGCCGCGTGCCGATCGGCACGGTATCGCGAAGCCCGGCAGGCGGTTCCAGCGCGGCGATGCAGATTCGGGTGGTGCCCTCGCGCCGGTAGAGCTGCACACTCTCACCCGTCAGTTCGCGCAGCCGCGGTAGTACCACCGCGCCGGCCGACAGCAGCGGGTCGTTGACATGGCCTGCCAGTTCGGTGAGCGCCGGGCCGAGCCGCCACAGACCGTCGCCGTCGCGGGCGAGGAGCCGATGGGTTTCCAGGCCGACCGCGAGCCGGTGCGCGGTGGCCCTGGGTAGGTCGGTGCGGTCGCAGAGATCTGCCAGGCCACACGGAGACTCGGCGACCGCATGGAGGACACCGATCGCTTTGTCCAAGACGCCGATGCCGCTATTCTGTCTCACAAGGAGATACTAGCTTCCCAGATTGTGAGATAGTCAAGAT includes the following:
- a CDS encoding IclR family transcriptional regulator, which encodes MRQNSGIGVLDKAIGVLHAVAESPCGLADLCDRTDLPRATAHRLAVGLETHRLLARDGDGLWRLGPALTELAGHVNDPLLSAGAVVLPRLRELTGESVQLYRREGTTRICIAALEPPAGLRDTVPIGTRLPMTAGSGAKVLLAYADAGTQHAVLPGAKFTDRTLAEVRKRGWAQSAAEREPGVASVSAPVRDARGTVIAAVSVSGPIDRMGRRPGARWAADLVAAADALTRRL